One stretch of Oncorhynchus tshawytscha isolate Ot180627B linkage group LG19, Otsh_v2.0, whole genome shotgun sequence DNA includes these proteins:
- the LOC112232998 gene encoding apoptosis-enhancing nuclease: protein METAMSEACTSTGSKTHRKYWGLINNYRYLSRKAMFLSAVENARARKKHQKKNNISNKRKRIEENNKTPDTIQRVKNIKLPARHTCLEVDSTLKTTDPWTHVAKFGLPLPPTVEGLPIAGCPAASGDNRVANQQTSEGKKLVGAALSELWEVDSGFSSEASPPASGRTSPCLTMCPTTVVAMDCEMVGTGLAGRTSELARCSLVDYHGNVLYDKYIRPCQAVTDYRTRWSGIQRHHLQNALPFPKARTEILGILDGKVVIGHALYNDFRALDFNHPGHMIRDTSGMRLLRRLAGFPTKRCVSLKILANSLLNRKIQVGRRGHSSVEDALASLDLYKLVEGEWEQDMRERMTDRGTGILPDPATLNHYMQDQYWPEDLTDDGH, encoded by the exons ATGGAAACAGCGATGTCTGAAGCATGCACTTCAACTGGAAGTAAAACCCATCGCAAATATTGGGGACTTATCAACAACTACAGATATTTATCCCGGAAAGCCATGTTCCTCAGTGCGGTGGAGAACGCCAGAGCACGGAAGAAGCATCAAAAGAAGAATAACATCTCCAATAAGAGAAAAAGGATAGAGGAAAACAATAAAACGCCGGACACTATCCAAagagtaaaaaatataaaattacCTGCGAGACACACGTGTCTAGAAGTTGATAGCACTCTAAAAACCACAGACCCATGGACTCATGTTGCTAAATTTGGACTGCCATTGCCCCCCACAGTAGAGGGTTTACCGATAGCTGGTTGTCCAGCTGCTTCTGGGGACAACCGTGTAGCCAACCAGCAGACTTCAGAAGGCAAAAAGCTGGTTGGGGCCGCTCTGAGTGAACTATGGGAGGTGGACAGTGGATTCTCGTCTGAGGCCAGCCCTCCTGCTAGTGGACGCACTTCTCCCTGCCTCACCATGTGCCCGACCACGGTGGTGGCAATGGACTGCGAGATGGTTGGTACAGGGCTGGCTGGGCGCACTAGTGAATTGGCACGCTGCAGCTTGGTAGATTACCATGGCAATGTCCTCTACGATAAGTACATCCGTCCGTGCCAGGCTGTGACCGACTACAGGACCCGTTGGAGTGGCATCCAGAGGCACCATTTACAGAACGCTCTGCCCTTCCCCAAGGCTAGGACAGAG ATACTAGGAATACTGGATGGGAAAGTGGTGATCGGCCATGCTCTGTACAACGACTTCCGGGCCTTGGATTTCAACCACCCGGGTCACATGATCAGGGACACAAGTGGTATGCGTCTGCTCAGGCGACTGGCTGGCTTCCCCACAAAGCGCTGCGTCTCACTCAAGATCCTGGCCAACAGCCTCCTAAACAGGAAAATACAG GTTGGAAGGAGGGGCCACAGTTCAGTGGAGGATGCTCTGGCTTCCTTGGACCTGTATAAACTCGTGGAGGGGGAGTGGGAACAGGACATGCGAGAGAGAATGACGGACCGAGGCACAGGCATTCTCCCAGACCCCGCTACCTTAAACCACTACATGCAGGACCAGTACTGGCCAGAGGACTTGACCGATGATGGCCATTGA